The following are from one region of the Biomphalaria glabrata chromosome 4, xgBioGlab47.1, whole genome shotgun sequence genome:
- the LOC106062394 gene encoding solute carrier family 35 member E3-like yields MVSQNHNNNRLVFLCSSVNICSTIALVLLNKWIYIKYDFPNITLSCIHFVVISLCLLICRGFDIIQPLRLPFFHMIPFVLLFCALMVLNYFSLQSNTVVTYQIINTMTIPCILFVENYFYGKHVSTKVKLTWIPVTIGVVLSSVYDVKFNITGIIFASLAVLINSLYQVLVAERQHYFQVNTVQLLYYQAPRSALLLLFVIPFFEPSYSLDGFYFNWSLEVLAAVFLSACVAFVVNLSLFWLITNTTPLIYNMIRYLKFRLTLLAFFTLFHDKVHILQLLGTLTTVAGVLAYTHIQREEIIKKNSLPTTIDIQTKS; encoded by the exons ATGGTTTCTCAGAATCATAATAACAACAGACTTGTGTTTTTGTGTTCATCTGTCAATATCTGCAGCACCATTGCTCTAGTTTTGTTGAACAAGTGGATATACATCAAGTATGATTTCCCAAACATAACTCTCAGCTGTATACATTTTGTAGTGATTTCTCTGTGCCTGTTGATCTGCAGAGGTTTTGATATAATTCAGCCTTTAAGGCTTCCCTTTTTCCATATGATCCCATTTGTCCTTTTATTTTGTGCATTAAtggtattgaattatttttCCTTACAATCAAACACTGTTGTAACTTATCAAATCATCAACACCATGACTATACCCTGCATTTTATTTGTTGAGAATTATTTTTATGGCAAGCATGTTTCAACTAAAGTAAAGCTTACATGG attcctGTCACAATTGGAGTTGTTTTAAGCTCtgtttatgatgtaaagttcaataTTACAGGAATCATATTTGCTTCTCTTGCAGTCCTCATCAATTCATTATACCAGGTG CTAGTTGCAGAAAGACAACATTACTTTCAGGTAAATACCGTGCAACTCTTGTATTACCAAGCTCCACGGTCTGCACTCCTTCTGCTGTTTGTCATTCCATTTTTTGAACCTTCATACTCTTTGGatggattttattttaattggtctTTAGAGGTTCTA GCTGCTGTATTTTTGTCAGCCTGTGTTGCTTTTGTTGTCAACCTTTCCCTTTTCTGGCTTATTACCAATACAACGCCACTCAT ATATAACATGATTCGTTACCTCAAGTTTCGTTTGACTTTGCTAGCATTCTTTACCTTGTTTCATGATAAGGTTCATATCTTACAGTTATTGGGTACACTTACAACAGTTGCAG GTGTCTTGGCTTATACTCACATCCAACGTGAAgaaattataaagaaaaacagTTTGCCTACAACCATTGATATCCAAACTAAAAGCTAA